The nucleotide window ACTATTTGTAATTTTTAAATACTTTGGTATTTATAAAGTTGATGTACTTAAGGCAATTTTCATCAACTATATTGTAGCTTTTATTTTAGGTTTTACTTTTGCAGAAAGAGATTTTTCAGTAATTGAAATTCCAAATCAACCTTGGTTTTTAGGAGCTTTGTTTTTAGGAGCTCTTTTTGTGTCAATCTTTTTTGTAATGGCAATGACTGCTCAAAAAAATGGAGTTTCTGTAGCTTCTGTAGCAGGTAAAATGTCTGTGGTAATTCCTGTTTTTTTTGGAGTTTTTCTGTATAACGAATCAGTAACTGTTTTAAAAATAGTGGGCATTGTAATTGCTCTAATTGCTGTGTATTTGGCTTCTGTAAAAGAGGATAAAATTGCTACTGAAAAAGCAGGATTGTTATTTCCTGTGTTACTTTTCTTAGGTTCAGGTACTATAGATACTACTTTAAAATATGTAGAAACTAATTTTGTTGATAAAGCAGATGTTTCTATTTTTTCTGGAAGTCTTTTTGCGATAGCAGCTTTCTTTGCAGGAATTATTCTAATTATAAAAGCAATTAGAAAGAGAGAGAAATTTGAAATTAAAAATTGTATTGCAGGATTAATTCTAGGTGTGCCCAATTACTTTTCTATAGTTTTCTTAATAAAAGCATTGCAAACAGAAGGTTTTGAAAGTTCTACACTTTTTACTATAAATAATGTAGGTATTGTAATTGTATCTACGCTTGTAGGTATTTTAATTTTTAAAGAGCAGTTTAGTATAAAAAATAAGTTAGGTGTTGCTTTAGCTATTTTAGGAATCATAATTGTAGCACTGGCCTAATGAAATCAGATAGTTATAAAACCATTTTAGAAGCTACAAAAGAAACTCTTTTTAAAGATAGAAATAGTAAATTTTTTGGTTTTGCTTTTCCTGTAACGAATGAGGAGGCAGTAAAAGACTGTTTGGAGGAGGTAAAAAAAATACATTATTCAGCACGTCATTTTTGCTATGCCTATCAAATAGGAGTAGAAGATATTAAATATAGAGCAAATGATGATGGAGAGCCTAATAATTCTGCAGGAATGCCTATTTATGGACAAATTCAATCTTTTGAAGTTACCAATATTTTAATAGTTGTTGTTCGATATTTTGGTGGAACAAAATTGGGAGTAGGTGGTTTAATAAATGCCTATAAAACATCCGCTCAAATTACTATAGAGGCTTCAGAAATTGTTGAGAAAACAATAGATGTTTTTTATCAATTAAATTTTGAATATGACATGATGAATAAAGTGATGCGTATTTTAAAAGAGAAGAACATCAATTTAGTATATCAAAAAATGGAATTAGCTTGTGAATATGTGATTTCAATTAGAAAAAAAGAGTCAAAAGCTATTTTTGATATTTTTAATAATTTATATAAAGTTGATATTC belongs to Polaribacter dokdonensis and includes:
- a CDS encoding EamA family transporter yields the protein MIYLLLSILISTGLFVIFKYFGIYKVDVLKAIFINYIVAFILGFTFAERDFSVIEIPNQPWFLGALFLGALFVSIFFVMAMTAQKNGVSVASVAGKMSVVIPVFFGVFLYNESVTVLKIVGIVIALIAVYLASVKEDKIATEKAGLLFPVLLFLGSGTIDTTLKYVETNFVDKADVSIFSGSLFAIAAFFAGIILIIKAIRKREKFEIKNCIAGLILGVPNYFSIVFLIKALQTEGFESSTLFTINNVGIVIVSTLVGILIFKEQFSIKNKLGVALAILGIIIVALA
- a CDS encoding IMPACT family protein, with product MKSDSYKTILEATKETLFKDRNSKFFGFAFPVTNEEAVKDCLEEVKKIHYSARHFCYAYQIGVEDIKYRANDDGEPNNSAGMPIYGQIQSFEVTNILIVVVRYFGGTKLGVGGLINAYKTSAQITIEASEIVEKTIDVFYQLNFEYDMMNKVMRILKEKNINLVYQKMELACEYVISIRKKESKAIFDIFNNLYKVDILKLEA